The genomic region GATCGAGAATAGAATGCTACGGATTCACAAATCACAATGCTCTCTTCTTCAGTCGAGAATGTTTGCTTCGTTTTCCATTTTATATTTTGTCTTTGAACGTGCGTGTATGCTGCTAATCTTGGGTGTCTTGAGATTTGATGAAGTTACGGTGTTTATATCTCAGGAATAAGGACGAATGGATGACCGCATTTTTTGGACCTTATAGAACAAGTCCACCAAATTGAGCGAAAGCAATTCTCTTCCCTTATATTCTGACCATTATCTTCTACCTCTGGCGCATTCTTGCTTCCTGCCCTCCTCTTCCTTCCCGTCTGAATCCCTAGCCAAGGGTCGGGAAACCATTCGATAAATCCGGCTTTCCGGCCGGTAAATCGGTTATCGGCGCCGGTCGTGTGTACCggttttgaaattcaaatttgagaGATTTTGTAAATTTTGATGGCAATTTTCTTACCAATAGTATGGATTATTCTAAGGCTTTCCATTGAAACCAAATTTCAAAATACACTTCCGAATTTAAACTAAAATTCAAAGAAGTTtcggaaaaaaaagaaaaactttGTTGCTGGGCCGACTGATCATTTGGCCCATTGACATGTTTAACCCCTATGCCGACGGCCGCGCTTGCAAGCCACTTTCTCGCCACCTCCCAAAGCTTTGTCCAGTCGTGCCGCCACATCGTCTGCCGCTATAGATGGCCAagaggccggcccggcacgacccgGCACGGGCCCGGGGAAGCACGGCCCATCAGTCAATAGGCCGGCCTGGGCACACGGACTTAACGGGCCGTGCCTAGAGAGCCCACATGCCTGGTCGTTGGTCCAGGCATGGCCCTCTGGGCCACTTTTCGTGCCGGGCCAGCTCGCTAGGCACGCTCCAAAAAACGGGTCATGTCAGCACCAGCCCGTCAGAGATCCCAAACAACAGAAAACATAGAGAAATTTAACCAAAGTTAAAAAAACAGCAGAAAATATAGACAAATATAATAAATGAGCTGTTTTGTGCaatgctgcctcattaaaaacctttctaggtAAAACTCACCCTTGTGAGAAACCCTAGAAAGGAAAAAAGAGTGCAGCCAACTCAAAGTTTAATCACTAAGTTTGTATCTGTTACAAATGTATATTACAATACAAAATGACTCTCTCACAATCACTCAATGACAAAGCAGTGAAAGCACATATCAGATGACCACATCACAGTCTAGAAGACTACAACTAAGCAGCAACAGGTTCATCTTCATCAAGAAATAAATTCTGGAATGAGTCCTCAAGCTCTGGATTGTCAACAGCATGTTGTTCTCTCTTTTCTCCTAATTCCCAATCTTTTAAGCAAGTCAGCATCTCCACATTCTCAGGCAATAAGCGTCGTCGTCGCTCCTCGATTATCCTCCCTGTCAAACTGAAACAAGACTCCGAAGAGACAGTAGATACAGGAACAGACATAATATCCCTTGCCATTATGGATAAAACTGGATATGTTAGCTTGTGGTCACGCCACCAGAGAAGTATATCAAAATCATCCTCATAAGAAGTGACATTGTCACTGTCTAAGTAGGCTGAGAGCTCACAAATAGCAGATGAAGATGAAGCAGAAGGGGTAGAGCTAGGGGAAGGACCAACAACACCTGAACTGGAATCTCCAAATATTCTTCCCCAAGCTTGTTTTCTTTTACCTGAATGAATAGAAGGCTGAGCAGCCCTTTGAGCCCTAACTGCACCAAACTTAGTCTCATATTTAGTAAACAGTTTATACAAATCATTTTTGACATCAGCATAATATGTACTGTACTCACACCCAGTGCACTCTCCAAGTAAATGCAACACATTAAAAAAACCTCTCATCTTAGCTCTAGGGTCcagaatgaatgcatatgaatataGCAAAGGTATGTCACTCCAGTATTTAAGGAATTTAAGTTGCATTGGAAACACAATAGTTCTAAGATTTAAATCTCTTTCACATGCTTTCAAATGAGATGCAATTTCCAGAATATGGTGAAGAACTAGTGGACTAGTTGGATAATAAACACCAGACTAATGTAAGCCTAAGACCAATGACCTTTTTCTGTAATTCCCAATCAGCATTAACATAATGACAGACAACACTAATGTAGTCCTCCTTAGCATTACCAGACCAAATATCTGAGGTTAATGCAACCGAAGAAGTAGCAGGCAACACAGAATTGATAAGCACATTACGTCGTTCAGTGAAAAGCTTCAGAAGGTCTCTAGTGGTGGTCTGTCTAGACACTTTGGTAAACCTGGGGTTATGAGCACGGGCAATATAATCCTCCCAGGCCTGTGACTCACCAATACCTAATGGAAGGTCAAGCCTAGCAATCAGACGACACAACTCAGTTCGAGCAAAAATAGGATCATATTCCCAATTGTGTAGAGAACCATCAAGATTGAAAGCAAGCCTAGACTGGACCCTAGCAgcgtgatcaaccttcttcctacaAGCTTTCTGGTGTCTAAGCAAATGCCCAGTACCAGCAGAAGATCTAGCAGATAAACGAGTCTTACACATTCTACAAATAGCAGCAATTCGAACATTGGACCCATTCACTTTCTCAAATACCTCATCAAAATCAACCCAGACAGTAGATTTACGCTTACCAACAGATGAGGTACCAGTACCACCATCGGTGCTGGTGGAGCCGACCGGAGTATCGGTGGCCGTAGCAGGCCCTCCACCAGCGTTGGTCGGATTAGAACTTAGATCGACAGGAGCAGAGGTTAGATCGATACCGAGCAAAGCAGCAGCGTCAGCCTGGATGTCGTCTTCGTCATCTGGGACAAGCCCTGTCGCGCGAAGGTCGTCGTTGCCGGTGACCGGATTGACATCGTCATCATCCGCCATGGCGACCTTCACCGCGGACGGTCGATCTCTAGCACCGTCCCTCAACGGAGCCGCAGTCGCCATGCCCGATCTACCCCAGAGGAGGAAGACGAGGCATCAGCAACTGACCTACAAAAGAGCAAAACATTAtacagttagggttagggttagggtttacgaaagatctagggttagggttaaggttagggtttacatGTGCTACCGGAGCCCGATGCCGGAGAACACGGGGGCCACCCAGACAACACACGACAGACAGAGCCTGATTAGAGACGACGGCGAGCTGGGGAGGGCCGGAGGGGAGGACGAGACGACAACACGAACTCACATAGTTCACCGAGAGAGAGGGGATTGGATAGGGGAGAGGGGTTAGGGTTAGAGAGGAGCTGGTGGATCGAGGTCACCGGCGTCGGGGACGGGAGCCGAGGTCGCTGGACAGGGGTGGCGCCGCGACGGAGGCGTCAGAGGGGAATCGCCAATCGCCAAGTCAATCGCCGCCGAgtcgggagagagagagggagcaggGTGCGAGTGCGAATGCGAGTGCGAGCGGAGGGACTGAGAGGTGGGCCCCATGGGGCGAGGAGGCGAGGAGGTAAGGGCCACGACGTCGGCTATGGGCCCCGACCGAGCTGTCCGCGTGGAGCAGGCCGTGCCGTGCCAGCCCACGTGCCTGGCcagcggcccaggcacggcctgcTCCACTGGGTTGTGCCAGCCCGGGCCCATCCCATACGTGTCGGGCCGGGCGCAAACTGGGCCAAAAAAACGGGCCTCGGGCCGGGTTAACGGGCCCGTGCCTCATGTACATCTATATCTGCCGCTCGAAGCCACCTTGTCACTCTGGAGCACCAGCTAGCCGACGGATTTTCCCGACAGGCCGGATCTGGTGGCTGCGCCGTGGATTGAATGGTAAGCCGCTCTGTATCATTGATTTATCGGCCGATATCTCAATAAACCAGTCGGTTTTACCCCACCGGAGTGCTTCGGTTCTAGGGGTAGTTTTGGGCGATTTATCGGTTGACTTGGACGACTAGCCGAGCTGATATGCCAGTTAATCGGTGGTAAATGCAAATTAACCGCATGCTGAGTAGGAGCTAGGTTTGGGTGATTTTCCCCTTTTCGTTTGAAATCTTTTAACATAGCAGTGGCACTTGCAATATATGGTGATAACAGTTCGTGTTGTTGCTATTTTCAGGGATGTCGGATCAGATCGATCCAGTATGGCAACACGGGGACAACATATATCCCGGTTTCAAGTACAAGTACTACAAGAAACAGTGGAAGGGGGTGGTGCTACACATTGCAAGAAACACCTTGCATCGCGTGGGGGAAATGCGCAAGGTTGTCGCAATGTTCCACAGGACACTGCCGATTATTTTTAGCGGGAGCTTGACAAAGTCCATGATAAAAGGAAAGCAAGAGTAGGTTCGGAACAAATTATGCTTTCTTAGAGAGCTTTCTTCGCCGGAAGGACAAGTTCATGGCATGGATGAGTTCTCAGGAATTCCTACAAAGCAAGTTTAGTAGTATGCCAAAATGGAGGTACACTTATGAAACCCTTATGAGCCTGTCATGGTGGGATCAGTTGAAGTATGTGGTTGATGCAACTGAGCCATTATTTGGTTTTCTTCGCTTCGCTGATGAGGACAAGAAGGGAACGCTTAGTAAGGTGCTTCTACAATATACCTTATACCCCGTTTGGattattggaattgaattccattctaataataataataatttaggcatatatcaattaagctaattcggttttatgtaaaatatatttgcatactattattagcaagatattggagatatttatgtgctacatttttactatagagaagtgaaacgaagagtgtcatgtaagttacagagtagaaacaaattctactaatgtattaaaatcatttcccatcctccaccccatgaatttgagattcaCTTATatatgaactttggaaagtggtggaatgtcaaattccaaactaaataagttaatttattgagtgaattccaattctttTGAAataaagggatccaaacgcccggTTAGTGGAATCTTAGTATGAAAGTTTGTTCCAAGGTCGTCCGAGCGAGTACAAAAAGTACATGAAGGTTATACAAAAAAAGAATGGCGGATCTTACAAATCAGACCTACTAAAATGGTGGTAAGTACTATAGTTAGCACAATTTATTTAAATGTTCCTATCATGAATCAGTACTAACTACATGTCACACAACTGTTGCTTTGAACCCTCGGACACACTATGTGTATGACACTAGTGTTTCAGTGATGAGTGATCTTCGACATGCATGCCATTATATGATTGATGTGGATATAGCAGCCCAAGCATTTGCGGAGGTTGATTTCTACAGAAAAAGCAAGGGGAGTTTGGTAGACCTTTGGCTAAAAATGGCGTACGATCACAACACTTGGGCTGATAAGTAATTACCCGTTGTCGCAAGTACATTAAGGCTTTTTGTATGTCATGTGAATGTGCTACTTTTTGAGGCATCATGGTCGGACATGTTTGGTTTAGACACTCCGACGTTACAAAAGCTAGATTTAGATTGGTTTCACAATGTTGTTCCTCCAATGGTTGTGAGCGCAACTGGAGCACGTTTTCTTTGGTGCACACAAAGGTGAGGAATCGACTGTCACATTAGAAGCTCCATAAGCTTATGTATGTGAACTACAACTTGAGGCTACGCCTAAAGGATGCAATTGGGTTCACAAGTGTGCAAGGGGAGGAGGATCCATTTTCACAGTTGATGGAGTTGTCCTTATATGACACAAACAATCCAATCCGTCAGTGGATGGAAATGGGTCACTCAAACGTTGATGCAGTGCTAGATGAGGAGGACACTGAGAGTGACACAAAGTTACCATCAAGCATCGTGGCTAAAGGCACTCCAAAAGAAAATTTGGTTAAGTGAACAAAGAATAATGTGGGGGACACTCACGTTGGTAAGCAAATGATGCAGTTCATGTTACAAAAAACAAGCAAGAAAGGAAAGAAAGAGGTGACTAGCGATGATGAGACCGATAGTGGTGATAAAAGTCCACAATACCAAGAGTCTGTCGATAGCAGTTCGATGACATCTTCTGATGATGCTGGTGGTGGTGCTGGCAATAGCGGTGGCAGTGCTGGCGATAGCGGTGTTGGTGCTAGCGGTGCTGGTGGTGGTGCTGCTGCTAGGTCTCAGATGGCTCTGATACATTTCACATGTACCATTACATTTAGTTCTCAATAAATTAGTGATTGATATAAAACCATGTTTTCATAACTATGTAGGGGAGTCCCAGTACAAATACGCTACACAAGACCAAGATCACGGCGCACCTGAGGAGCGTAAGACCACTCACACAAGAATCAGACACCAAGGCCTACAACAAGCAAATTGGACCCTGATTTTAGCAACAAAAGACAAGGTTCATGTTCACCCCTACTTCCCTATGTCAGTTATCTAGTTGGTGAGGTGACACAACAACCAATGAGGTGGGTGTATGAATGGGAGGACACTCAGTGCTACCAAATATTGGTGGAGTCATGGAGTACGACTTCTGCATGGACCGGTCAGACTTGGGCACAGTACAAGACACAGTTGATGCGTGAGCTATCAACGGAGGAGTACAATATGGCACAAGCACAATATCAGTGGAAtgcactgtcggtgttttgggtccgaccgcacacccggggttgcccctcaaggtgtttttaggagtaggacggtgtcgaca from Zea mays cultivar B73 chromosome 6, Zm-B73-REFERENCE-NAM-5.0, whole genome shotgun sequence harbors:
- the LOC103629726 gene encoding uncharacterized protein, producing the protein MADDDDVNPVTGNDDLRATGLVPDDEDDIQADAAALLGIDLTSAPVDLSSNPTNAGGGPATATDTPVGSTSTDGGTGTSSVGKRKSTVWVDFDEVFEKVNGPGRIILPVLITPGLPKCLDRPPLETF